A window of the bacterium genome harbors these coding sequences:
- a CDS encoding NADH-quinone oxidoreductase subunit M, translating to MLLSTLLLIPLVGSIFVLFLPSEERKLIERSALFFSGIALFYSIALLWTLDYQEGIIQLEEIYRWIPSINVRYHIGVDGISMPLVILTTLLTFVSILYSTIDIERRLKEYYFLFLLLEFGMLGVFLALDFFLFYLFWEISLVPMYFIIGVWGGPKKEYVAIKFFLYTLFGSLAMLLAILLLYFTSSPHTFDILQLTQQKPLSGKPLLEGLAFLGFFLAFAIKLPSFPFHTWLPDAHVEAPTAGSVILAGILLKMGGYGFYRILLPILPEACFRYAPWVGLLALMSIVYGALVAMAQSDFKRLVAYSSVNHMGYVLLAFTAASFTAGNWTKEASLALTGGVLEMVAHGLITGSLFLLVGMIYVRTHNRDLNKYGGLGAILPRYGGFLSFFCLASLGLPGLAGFAAEFTIFLGSFSSAKEFVAFALLGVIITAAFFLWTIRRVLQGPLNPDYEKVEDIGKIDILSLAPLALGTFLMGVYPFPLIEFIQKAIKVTLGIM from the coding sequence ATGTTGCTGAGCACTCTTCTTTTGATACCGCTTGTTGGAAGCATCTTCGTCTTATTCCTTCCCAGTGAAGAAAGGAAGCTGATAGAGAGGTCCGCTTTGTTCTTCTCTGGTATCGCGCTTTTCTACTCCATTGCCCTTCTCTGGACGCTTGATTATCAGGAAGGGATTATTCAGCTGGAGGAAATTTATAGATGGATACCGAGCATAAATGTTCGCTACCACATCGGAGTTGACGGGATAAGCATGCCCCTCGTCATCCTCACAACCCTTTTGACCTTCGTCTCAATTCTTTACTCCACGATAGATATAGAGAGAAGATTGAAGGAGTATTATTTCCTTTTTCTTCTCTTGGAGTTCGGGATGCTCGGCGTATTCCTCGCCCTTGACTTCTTCCTCTTTTATCTTTTCTGGGAGATAAGCTTGGTGCCTATGTATTTCATCATAGGTGTGTGGGGAGGACCGAAGAAGGAATATGTAGCTATCAAGTTCTTCCTCTACACCCTCTTCGGCTCTCTCGCTATGCTCTTAGCAATTCTTCTCTTGTATTTCACATCCTCCCCCCATACATTTGATATCCTTCAACTCACTCAGCAAAAGCCGCTCTCAGGCAAGCCACTTCTTGAGGGGTTAGCCTTTCTCGGCTTTTTCCTTGCCTTCGCCATCAAGCTCCCCTCTTTCCCCTTCCATACCTGGCTTCCCGACGCCCATGTTGAGGCGCCGACAGCTGGCTCCGTCATCCTTGCAGGAATCCTCTTGAAGATGGGAGGTTATGGCTTTTACAGGATTCTGCTTCCCATTCTTCCCGAAGCTTGTTTTCGCTATGCCCCCTGGGTTGGGCTACTCGCCCTTATGAGCATAGTTTACGGAGCGCTTGTGGCGATGGCGCAGAGCGATTTCAAGAGGCTTGTTGCCTACTCCAGCGTCAATCATATGGGATACGTTCTCCTGGCTTTCACCGCCGCCAGCTTCACTGCGGGAAACTGGACGAAGGAGGCAAGCCTCGCCCTAACTGGTGGGGTTCTGGAGATGGTTGCTCACGGATTGATAACCGGTTCTCTCTTCCTCCTTGTGGGAATGATTTATGTGAGGACGCATAACCGGGACTTGAATAAATATGGTGGATTGGGAGCGATTCTCCCTCGCTATGGTGGATTCCTTAGCTTTTTCTGTCTCGCCTCGCTGGGGCTTCCCGGGCTTGCCGGCTTCGCCGCGGAGTTCACAATCTTCCTTGGCTCCTTCTCCTCCGCTAAGGAGTTCGTCGCCTTTGCACTCTTGGGTGTGATTATAACTGCAGCCTTCTTCCTCTGGACCATCAGGAGGGTGCTTCAGGGACCTCTCAATCCAGATTACGAGAAAGTAGAGGATATAGGGAAGATAGACATCCTTTCCCTTGCCCCTCTCGCCCTCGGCACATTCCTTATGGGAGTCTATCCATTCCCTTTGATTGAATTCATCCAAAAGGCGATAAAAGTTACTTTGGGAATTATGTGA
- the nuoL gene encoding NADH-quinone oxidoreductase subunit L → MVRIEYLAPLIPFLPFLASAITIFWGGRSPGRGAYIPIGFLSLSTILSFYLFLTLYHVFPSYSFELSASWLKANGWEVNVGYRLDALSLSMSCMVALVSLLIHIYSIGYMAGDKRYSLYFAYLSLFTSAMLTLVISNSLLLLYIGWELVGLCSYLLIGFWYERPPAYRAAMKAFLTTRLGDIGFFLGILYIFLNIHSTAYTDLERAIPQMGEHFALVASLLLFCGAVGKSAQFPLHIWLPDAMEGPTPVSALIHAATMVAAGAYMVARLFPLFSYSSTALLVVAIIGTITALMASFLALVQNDIKRVLAYSTMSQLGYMMLALGMGNMQAGMFHLLSHGFFKALLFMSAGCVIHHLGTNDIWEMGGLWRRMPIASITFLVGTLSLAGIPPLAGYFSKEMVISSAFKEFPFFALSLFGAFLTALYMGRVFIVAFLNPANGEEKIDEEKVMAVPIIILSLITLFFGLAGGPLVHILGGGEEEGIPLPYLSLLFPLGGFLSAYLIYAISWDREKVMELLRPFHTALVRRLYIDDFYMMVLVKPAFYISRLFATFDLKGVDGLVNSVGRVTLIASYFQGWFDKYVVDGFVNATAWITGAFSFIIRYLQSGLVQFYLLVALLGLIIFLLI, encoded by the coding sequence ATGGTAAGGATAGAATATCTCGCACCCCTTATTCCCTTTTTGCCTTTCTTAGCTTCCGCGATAACAATATTCTGGGGAGGGCGCTCACCCGGAAGAGGCGCCTATATCCCAATTGGTTTCCTTTCCCTCTCCACAATCCTCTCATTTTACCTTTTCCTAACTCTCTATCACGTTTTCCCAAGCTATTCCTTCGAGCTAAGCGCATCTTGGCTGAAAGCCAATGGCTGGGAGGTAAATGTTGGCTATCGCCTTGATGCTCTTTCCCTTTCTATGAGCTGTATGGTCGCACTCGTTTCTCTCTTAATTCATATTTATTCAATCGGATATATGGCGGGAGATAAACGCTATAGCCTTTATTTCGCCTACCTTTCCCTCTTCACTTCAGCAATGCTAACTTTGGTTATATCCAATTCCCTCCTTCTTCTCTACATAGGCTGGGAATTGGTTGGGCTCTGTTCCTATCTTCTCATCGGATTTTGGTATGAGCGACCTCCCGCCTATAGGGCGGCAATGAAAGCGTTTTTGACAACGAGATTGGGAGATATAGGCTTTTTCCTCGGCATACTTTACATCTTCCTCAACATCCATTCCACTGCTTACACGGACTTGGAGAGGGCAATTCCCCAGATGGGGGAGCATTTCGCCTTGGTAGCGAGCCTTCTTTTGTTCTGCGGAGCGGTGGGGAAATCGGCTCAATTCCCCCTTCACATCTGGCTACCTGATGCGATGGAGGGTCCAACACCTGTTTCCGCCCTCATCCACGCAGCGACGATGGTAGCAGCGGGAGCATATATGGTGGCTCGCCTCTTCCCCTTGTTCTCCTATTCCTCTACCGCCTTGCTGGTCGTGGCAATTATCGGAACGATAACCGCCCTTATGGCGAGCTTTTTAGCTTTAGTGCAGAACGATATAAAGAGGGTTTTGGCTTACTCAACGATGAGCCAATTGGGGTATATGATGCTTGCTTTAGGGATGGGGAATATGCAGGCGGGGATGTTCCATCTTCTATCCCATGGTTTCTTCAAGGCGCTCCTCTTCATGTCCGCTGGGTGCGTGATACATCACCTTGGAACAAACGATATATGGGAGATGGGAGGTCTTTGGAGAAGGATGCCGATTGCCTCTATAACATTCCTTGTTGGAACGCTTTCCCTTGCTGGAATTCCTCCCCTTGCTGGTTATTTCAGCAAGGAAATGGTGATTTCCTCCGCATTCAAGGAATTTCCTTTCTTCGCCCTATCCCTCTTTGGAGCATTTCTAACCGCGTTGTATATGGGGAGGGTATTCATCGTTGCTTTCCTCAATCCTGCTAACGGGGAAGAGAAGATAGATGAGGAAAAGGTTATGGCTGTTCCTATTATCATTCTCTCCCTGATTACCCTGTTCTTCGGTTTGGCAGGCGGTCCTTTAGTTCATATATTGGGAGGTGGCGAGGAAGAGGGAATCCCTCTTCCCTATCTCTCCCTCCTTTTCCCTCTCGGAGGCTTTCTATCCGCCTATTTAATCTATGCTATTTCTTGGGATAGGGAGAAAGTTATGGAACTTTTGCGACCGTTCCACACAGCCCTCGTTAGGCGTCTTTACATAGATGATTTCTATATGATGGTGTTGGTGAAGCCTGCGTTTTACATCTCAAGGCTTTTCGCTACTTTTGATTTGAAAGGAGTTGATGGCTTGGTGAACTCGGTTGGAAGGGTTACATTGATTGCTTCCTATTTTCAGGGTTGGTTTGACAAATATGTGGTTGATGGATTTGTGAATGCCACCGCCTGGATAACGGGCGCGTTCAGCTTCATCATTCGCTATCTACAAAGTGGACTTGTCCAGTTCTACCTCCTCGTCGCCCTCTTGGGGCTAATAATATTCCTTCTAATTTGA
- the nuoK gene encoding NADH-quinone oxidoreductase subunit NuoK has product MDTRAILIVSALIFSIGLYGALSRRNAIGILMCVELMLNGANLNLVAFSRLHHLPIGQVFALFVIALAAAAVVVGLAIVILVYKQMEDINVDKFNLMKW; this is encoded by the coding sequence ATAGACACTAGGGCGATTCTCATAGTTTCTGCCTTGATATTTTCCATCGGGCTCTACGGAGCCCTAAGCAGGAGGAATGCCATCGGTATTTTGATGTGTGTTGAGCTTATGCTCAATGGAGCGAATTTGAACCTTGTCGCCTTTTCCCGCCTCCATCATCTTCCCATAGGGCAGGTATTCGCCCTCTTCGTAATAGCCTTGGCAGCTGCCGCGGTGGTTGTAGGCTTGGCGATAGTTATCCTCGTTTACAAGCAGATGGAGGACATAAATGTTGATAAGTTCAACCTGATGAAATGGTAA
- a CDS encoding NADH-quinone oxidoreductase subunit J, giving the protein MTVESFAIYFGFFLSAFLAVGGALGVVLLPNLVHCAFSLALSLLGVAGIFMLIDAPFLAVIQVLVYVGGIVVLILFAIMLTGRMMGKGERQFNKQSLSALIFVLLFFAILIITLWIDWGAVKPLDDTTATIAREVFQNYSFPLMILAVVLFLSAVGALVLARDKS; this is encoded by the coding sequence ATGACGGTTGAAAGCTTTGCGATTTATTTCGGCTTCTTCCTATCCGCCTTTTTGGCCGTGGGCGGAGCTCTGGGTGTTGTCCTCCTCCCAAATCTCGTCCACTGCGCCTTCTCCCTCGCTCTTTCCCTCTTGGGGGTAGCGGGTATTTTTATGCTCATTGATGCCCCATTCTTGGCGGTGATACAGGTTCTCGTCTATGTGGGTGGAATCGTAGTTTTGATACTGTTTGCTATTATGCTCACCGGCAGAATGATGGGTAAAGGGGAGAGGCAGTTCAATAAGCAGAGCCTTTCTGCCCTGATATTCGTCCTTCTCTTTTTCGCCATCCTCATCATCACGCTCTGGATAGATTGGGGAGCGGTTAAGCCACTTGACGATACCACAGCGACGATTGCGAGGGAGGTTTTCCAGAATTATTCCTTTCCCTTGATGATTTTAGCGGTTGTTCTGTTCTTATCCGCTGTTGGAGCTCTTGTATTGGCGAGGGATAAAAGTTGA
- a CDS encoding NADH-quinone oxidoreductase subunit I, whose protein sequence is MRVIWGMILTLWSVLKSLSITFLYFWRRKVTVQYPEERIEHPPRFRASVDVDINKCIACGICQRVCPSKVIEIEAWRVKEGEKEVRKPRSFTLNLGRCMVCGLCAEYCPTEAIRMTQEYELSGYTREALVRRRS, encoded by the coding sequence ATGAGAGTGATATGGGGAATGATTCTCACTCTTTGGAGCGTTTTGAAATCCCTTAGTATAACTTTTCTTTACTTTTGGAGAAGGAAAGTTACGGTTCAATATCCCGAGGAAAGGATAGAGCATCCGCCCAGGTTCAGGGCTTCCGTTGATGTTGATATAAATAAATGCATAGCTTGTGGGATTTGTCAGAGAGTTTGTCCCAGCAAGGTGATAGAGATAGAGGCTTGGAGAGTGAAGGAAGGGGAGAAAGAGGTGAGGAAGCCTCGTTCCTTCACGCTAAATTTAGGTCGCTGTATGGTTTGCGGGCTATGCGCCGAGTATTGCCCAACAGAAGCAATTAGGATGACGCAAGAATACGAGTTGTCCGGTTATACCAGAGAGGCGCTTGTGAGGAGGCGCTCGTAG
- the nuoH gene encoding NADH-quinone oxidoreductase subunit NuoH, producing MPGLGPLLKSLFRSIGIPTLWAEPLRAIIVSVAILALIMLVVMVLLWLLRRFIAYMQSRLGPNRVGPEGLLQPVADATKLLIKEDVTPGAADKVMFSVAPILIFLPAFLIYLVIPFGKGMVAKDFNIGLVFALAVGGITCIAIILAGWASNNKYSILGGMRSAAQLIAYEVPMVFSLLGVVMLAGTFKMGGIVEAQSGGFWGVIPRWFVFYQPLGFLVFFICALAELGHLPFDLPEGESELVAGYSVEYSGMRFALFYLSEFSNAFALSAIAVTLFFGGWKPPLAFIPDWYILSPFWFILKVGIMVLFLMWLRASIVRVRIDQVLSLGWKALLPVAVFNLLLTGGLMLV from the coding sequence ATGCCAGGACTCGGTCCCCTTTTGAAAAGTCTCTTCAGGAGCATAGGAATACCTACCCTATGGGCTGAGCCCCTACGAGCGATAATAGTCAGCGTGGCGATTCTGGCTCTCATAATGCTCGTGGTTATGGTTTTGCTCTGGCTTTTGCGAAGGTTTATCGCTTATATGCAGAGCAGGCTCGGTCCAAATAGGGTGGGTCCGGAGGGACTTCTCCAACCCGTTGCGGACGCAACAAAATTGCTCATAAAAGAGGATGTGACCCCAGGGGCTGCTGATAAAGTGATGTTCAGCGTTGCTCCTATCTTGATTTTCCTTCCCGCCTTCTTAATCTATCTAGTCATCCCCTTTGGTAAGGGAATGGTGGCGAAGGATTTCAATATTGGGTTAGTTTTCGCTTTGGCGGTGGGTGGGATAACTTGCATCGCTATAATCCTCGCTGGCTGGGCGAGCAATAATAAGTATTCAATATTGGGAGGGATGCGTTCAGCCGCCCAGTTAATAGCCTATGAGGTGCCGATGGTCTTCTCCCTTCTGGGTGTTGTTATGCTCGCTGGAACATTCAAGATGGGTGGAATTGTGGAGGCGCAATCGGGAGGATTTTGGGGGGTAATACCTCGCTGGTTCGTCTTTTATCAGCCCCTTGGCTTCTTGGTTTTCTTCATTTGCGCCCTCGCTGAGCTCGGACATCTCCCTTTCGATTTGCCTGAGGGGGAATCCGAGCTGGTAGCTGGATATAGCGTTGAATATTCCGGGATGCGTTTCGCCCTCTTCTACCTCTCGGAGTTCTCAAACGCCTTTGCTCTCTCGGCTATAGCCGTCACTCTTTTCTTCGGCGGTTGGAAGCCTCCTCTCGCCTTTATCCCAGATTGGTATATCCTCTCTCCTTTCTGGTTCATCCTCAAAGTCGGGATAATGGTTCTATTTTTGATGTGGCTTAGGGCAAGCATCGTAAGGGTGAGGATTGACCAAGTCCTCTCCCTCGGTTGGAAGGCGCTCCTCCCCGTCGCAGTTTTCAACTTATTGCTCACGGGTGGGTTGATGCTGGTATGA
- a CDS encoding Gfo/Idh/MocA family oxidoreductase: MEKVRVGIIGIGIGRAHLDAYKKNPKAEVLALCDVREEETKKLAEKYGVKYVFTDYKKMLEMEEIDAVSVCTPNYLHMPMTVEALEAGKHVLCEKPPARNVEEVVKMKEAVERTGKKYMTALVQRFSAEGRYLKRLSEEGFFGEIYSAICLWQRRKGIPGMGGWFTQKEKAGGGPVIDIGVHILDLVLYIMGYPKAVSVIAETYAKFGPYGEGAGGWGIREAGGKFDVEDLANALIRLENGATILLQVSWASNIESDRLGASLQGTKAGAEWGPLRLFTDIAGQPVDIIPHLPPTDAFAGEIDHFIECILEDKEPIPNIEQAIAIQKILDAIYKSAEIHKEVEV, encoded by the coding sequence ATGGAGAAGGTGAGAGTTGGTATAATCGGGATAGGAATCGGAAGAGCGCATCTGGATGCCTATAAGAAGAATCCGAAGGCAGAGGTTCTCGCCCTCTGCGATGTGAGGGAAGAGGAGACTAAGAAATTGGCGGAGAAGTATGGGGTAAAGTATGTGTTTACCGACTACAAGAAGATGTTGGAGATGGAGGAGATAGACGCTGTTTCCGTCTGCACGCCTAACTATCTCCATATGCCGATGACAGTTGAAGCTCTGGAGGCGGGCAAGCATGTTCTCTGTGAAAAGCCGCCGGCGAGGAATGTGGAAGAAGTGGTGAAGATGAAAGAGGCGGTTGAGCGGACGGGGAAGAAATATATGACCGCTTTGGTGCAGAGGTTCAGCGCAGAAGGACGATATTTAAAGAGGCTTTCTGAGGAAGGCTTTTTTGGTGAGATTTATTCGGCGATCTGTTTGTGGCAGAGGAGGAAGGGAATCCCTGGGATGGGAGGGTGGTTCACTCAGAAGGAAAAGGCTGGTGGGGGACCGGTTATAGACATAGGAGTGCACATTCTTGACCTGGTGCTTTATATAATGGGGTATCCGAAAGCTGTTAGCGTGATCGCGGAGACATATGCGAAGTTCGGTCCCTATGGCGAGGGAGCGGGTGGCTGGGGCATACGGGAGGCGGGAGGGAAATTTGATGTTGAGGACCTCGCTAATGCTTTGATAAGGCTGGAGAATGGGGCGACAATCCTTCTGCAGGTGAGCTGGGCTTCCAATATAGAGAGCGACCGCTTGGGCGCTTCCTTGCAGGGAACGAAAGCGGGAGCTGAATGGGGACCTCTCCGCCTCTTCACCGACATCGCAGGACAGCCAGTGGATATCATACCTCATCTTCCTCCAACAGATGCTTTCGCCGGAGAGATAGACCATTTCATAGAATGCATCTTGGAGGATAAGGAGCCGATTCCTAATATAGAACAGGCGATAGCGATACAGAAGATACTTGATGCTATCTACAAGTCAGCCGAGATTCACAAAGAGGTGGAGGTTTAG
- a CDS encoding sugar phosphate isomerase/epimerase: MKIGFLTDYSEEIVRWASEVGFGSLELSAGPGSSLDAEKLTSRDIDDVRRFCERNKIEISALGFYANHLDPDEKVRKRINDYFMKLIDVAAEMDVRVICTFAGRVPELSIEENIPIFKEVFAPYMEKAERRNVKIAIENCPMMGGHPFRGINIAFTPEAWEMMFEAVDSPYLGLEYDPSHLLWLQADYIQAIRDFGDRIFHIHAKDTEIFYHKLGKATIYGSGWWRYRIPGWGEVDWQAVISALLDVGYSNNLDIEHEDPVFHGPRFKEGLLLGLKHLSQFII; this comes from the coding sequence ATGAAGATTGGATTTTTGACTGATTACAGTGAGGAGATAGTTCGCTGGGCGAGTGAGGTAGGCTTCGGCAGTTTGGAGCTCTCTGCGGGACCAGGCTCATCTCTGGACGCCGAGAAGTTGACGAGCAGGGATATAGACGATGTTAGGAGGTTTTGCGAAAGGAACAAGATAGAGATTTCCGCCCTTGGCTTTTACGCCAATCACCTTGACCCAGATGAGAAGGTGAGGAAGCGGATAAATGACTATTTTATGAAGCTCATAGATGTGGCTGCAGAAATGGATGTGCGGGTCATCTGCACCTTCGCTGGTAGGGTTCCCGAGCTATCAATAGAGGAGAACATCCCCATCTTCAAGGAAGTCTTTGCTCCCTATATGGAGAAGGCGGAACGGAGGAATGTGAAAATTGCAATTGAGAACTGCCCAATGATGGGAGGGCACCCCTTCAGGGGTATAAACATAGCCTTCACTCCGGAGGCGTGGGAAATGATGTTTGAGGCTGTGGATTCGCCCTATCTGGGCTTAGAGTATGACCCATCACATCTGCTTTGGCTACAAGCGGATTATATTCAAGCGATAAGGGACTTCGGCGACCGTATATTCCACATCCACGCCAAGGACACGGAGATTTTCTACCACAAGCTTGGAAAGGCGACGATTTATGGCTCGGGATGGTGGCGCTATCGCATACCCGGCTGGGGAGAGGTTGACTGGCAGGCGGTTATATCTGCTCTTTTGGATGTCGGCTACAGCAACAACTTGGACATAGAGCATGAGGACCCTGTCTTCCATGGTCCAAGATTCAAGGAGGGGCTCCTTCTCGGGCTCAAACATCTTTCCCAATTCATTATTTAG
- a CDS encoding DUF1559 domain-containing protein, producing MRRRGFTLIELLVVIAIIAILAAILFPVFSRARDQARKAACTSNMKQLAMALMMYVQDWDEAYPPVRFGAGRPCWDPAPTYSSWRTLTQPYVKNWQIYDCPSFPDWCCSEESRNGIPDAPRYIDYQYNGSQFCPSPNHHVWKMADFPAPADLILVQEGGLQCAPDTGTWCNWVFRKDTAIHSGGKNYIFADGHVKWMKPQQTTSPINMWAQVARNPGDITTPCTPYDLTCSDGYELP from the coding sequence ATGCGGAGACGAGGTTTCACATTGATAGAGCTGCTGGTGGTGATAGCCATTATCGCCATCTTGGCAGCCATCTTGTTCCCTGTCTTCTCAAGGGCAAGGGACCAAGCTCGTAAGGCCGCATGCACGAGCAATATGAAGCAGCTTGCGATGGCGCTAATGATGTATGTTCAGGACTGGGATGAGGCGTATCCGCCCGTGAGGTTCGGCGCTGGTAGACCCTGCTGGGACCCCGCACCCACCTATAGCAGCTGGAGAACGCTGACACAACCCTATGTGAAGAACTGGCAGATATATGATTGCCCTTCTTTCCCCGATTGGTGCTGCAGCGAGGAATCGCGCAATGGCATCCCAGATGCGCCCAGATATATTGACTACCAATACAACGGTTCCCAGTTCTGCCCGAGCCCGAACCATCATGTTTGGAAGATGGCTGACTTCCCTGCTCCAGCCGACCTTATATTGGTGCAGGAAGGAGGACTTCAGTGCGCACCTGATACGGGAACTTGGTGCAACTGGGTTTTCCGAAAAGATACAGCTATTCATAGCGGTGGAAAGAACTATATATTCGCCGATGGGCATGTAAAATGGATGAAGCCCCAGCAAACGACATCGCCGATAAACATGTGGGCACAGGTTGCGCGGAATCCAGGCGATATAACTACGCCCTGCACGCCCTACGATTTGACCTGTAGCGACGGATACGAGCTGCCGTAA
- a CDS encoding prepilin-type N-terminal cleavage/methylation domain-containing protein, producing the protein MKRKGFTLIELLVVIAIIAILAAILFPVFSRAREKARQTTCLSNLKQIGTGALMYLQDWDEKFPPLDHQCLYGGNPGEWCGVSANPYLKWPVVFDPYVKNRNVYLCPSGTIYTQPPIYPCGQVCCAPFPQGWEGFRWNIGFNLDGLLERSLAQIQRPAKYLLAADSATPMFASNVGRVMFANECRASCNAPADWKTNTAWQERATRHSMGSNLLMVDGHAKWYHWQSVYGKACAFTSDPLVEGMWFCGPW; encoded by the coding sequence ATGAAAAGGAAAGGATTCACGCTAATTGAGCTATTGGTCGTCATAGCTATCATCGCCATTCTTGCGGCGATTCTCTTCCCCGTTTTCAGCCGTGCAAGGGAGAAAGCGCGACAGACGACTTGTCTTTCCAACCTGAAACAGATAGGGACGGGAGCTTTGATGTATCTTCAGGATTGGGACGAGAAGTTTCCCCCACTTGACCATCAATGCCTCTACGGTGGAAATCCCGGTGAATGGTGCGGTGTTTCAGCTAATCCCTATCTGAAATGGCCTGTGGTTTTCGACCCCTATGTGAAGAACAGAAATGTCTATCTCTGCCCGAGCGGAACGATATATACTCAACCTCCAATCTATCCCTGTGGACAAGTCTGCTGTGCACCTTTCCCCCAAGGTTGGGAGGGCTTTAGATGGAATATTGGCTTCAACTTGGATGGGTTGCTTGAGAGGTCTCTGGCTCAAATACAGCGTCCAGCTAAATATCTCCTGGCTGCGGATTCCGCCACGCCTATGTTCGCCTCAAATGTGGGCAGAGTGATGTTCGCCAATGAATGTCGTGCAAGTTGTAATGCCCCTGCGGATTGGAAGACAAACACCGCTTGGCAGGAGCGGGCAACGCGACACTCCATGGGCTCCAATCTTCTAATGGTAGACGGGCATGCTAAGTGGTATCATTGGCAGTCGGTATATGGCAAAGCATGTGCGTTCACATCCGACCCGCTCGTTGAGGGCATGTGGTTCTGCGGTCCTTGGTGA